In Camelina sativa cultivar DH55 chromosome 16, Cs, whole genome shotgun sequence, a single window of DNA contains:
- the LOC104750520 gene encoding putative F-box protein At1g67623: MVSSSLFSSSWSIRKSRKTRICLDSLPDDLLVEISSCIAASSLSEVRNLRLVSKPFRHICDDGYVLRRLSLQETPLFPWHRDHETFSNFFKRCRKNGNPEALYRKGFIYYFLDNREQKGLKYLAKAAEKGYKEAKYVYGLILICLGGQTKQKGFKIFSSVTKPLLSTTIEELLELRYKIEKIREFVWDHANPVMERLKTAYLREKCKCAGKTMMFLVRNCGWRPYDEVNDMKTSSACQFCLWHYEVELFCRKI, from the coding sequence atggtaTCATCCTCTCTGTTCTCCTCTTCATGGTCTATAAGGAAATCTAGGAAAACAAGAATTTGCCTCGATTCTTTACCGGATGATCTTCTTGTAGAGATTTCGTCATGTATCGCGGCTTCTTCCTTGTCAGAGGTTCGTAATCTCAGATTAGTTTCGAAACCGTTTCGACATATTTGCGATGATGGATATGTTCTCCGACGACTTTCGCTCCAAGAAACCCCTCTGTTCCCATGGCATCGCGACCATGAAACGTTctccaattttttcaaaagatgTCGCAAGAATGGAAACCCCGAAGCTTTGTATCGGAAAGGATTCATCTACTACTTTCTAGATAACCGTGAACAGAAAGGACTCAAATATTTAGCTAAAGCTGCAGAAAAAGGATACAAAGAGGCTAAATATGTCTATGGGCTGATTCTGATCTGTCTTGGAggccaaacaaaacaaaagggttTCAAGATCTTTTCTTCTGTTACAAAGCCGTTGTTGTCAACTACGATAGAGGAGCTGCTGGAACTTCGATACAAGATTGAAAAGATTAGAGAGTTCGTTTGGGATCATGCCAACCCGGTGATGGAACGACTCAAAACAGCGTACCTTCGAGAGAAGTGCAAGTGCGCCGGTAAAACCATGATGTTCTTAGTAAGGAACTGTGGTTGGCGTCCATACGATGAAGTCAACGACATGAAGACTTCTTCTGCTTGTCAGTTTTGTCTGTGGCACTACGAAGTTGAACTTTTCTGTCGGAAGATTTAG